One window from the genome of Acidimicrobiales bacterium encodes:
- the fdhD gene encoding formate dehydrogenase accessory sulfurtransferase FdhD — MSRLVASTKVLALRGDRHVELPDRLAAEEPMEIRVGSPGEHPTAVSVTMRTPGHDFELAVGFLRSEGVVGSSADVSSVRYCDAPPGDEQRYNIVTVQLTRPAALDGVERRFSVTASCGICGTATLDQLRRRCDPLGSGPSVAVSTLLALPDALRRSQRLFEQTGGLHAAGLSDPEGTVLSVREDVGRHNAVDKLVGRSLLDDTLPLGDRVLVVSGRVSFEIVQKAALAGIPILAAVSAPSSLAVTTARDLGMTVVGFIRDQRANVYSHPERVDLAR, encoded by the coding sequence ATGAGCCGGCTGGTCGCGTCGACCAAGGTGCTCGCCCTTCGGGGCGATCGCCACGTCGAGCTCCCCGACCGGTTGGCCGCCGAGGAGCCCATGGAGATTCGCGTCGGTAGCCCTGGCGAGCACCCGACGGCGGTGAGCGTCACCATGCGGACCCCCGGACACGACTTCGAGCTGGCCGTCGGGTTCCTGCGGTCGGAGGGAGTCGTGGGGTCGAGCGCCGACGTCTCGTCGGTGCGCTACTGCGACGCGCCTCCTGGTGACGAGCAGCGCTACAACATCGTCACCGTGCAGCTCACCCGGCCGGCGGCGTTGGACGGTGTGGAGCGCCGATTCTCGGTGACCGCGAGCTGCGGCATCTGCGGCACGGCCACGCTCGACCAGCTCCGACGCAGGTGCGACCCGCTCGGGTCGGGCCCGTCCGTTGCCGTCTCCACGCTGCTCGCCCTGCCCGACGCCCTCCGCCGCTCGCAACGGTTGTTCGAGCAGACGGGCGGTCTTCACGCCGCCGGGCTGTCGGACCCCGAGGGGACGGTGCTGTCCGTGCGCGAGGACGTGGGCCGCCACAACGCCGTCGACAAGCTCGTCGGACGCAGCCTGCTCGACGACACCCTGCCCTTGGGTGATCGGGTGTTGGTGGTCTCGGGCCGGGTGAGCTTCGAGATCGTCCAGAAGGCCGCCCTGGCCGGGATCCCCATCCTCGCCGCCGTGTCCGCCCCCTCGAGCCTGGCCGTGACCACCGCCCGGGATCTCGGTATGACCGTGGTCGGCTTCATCAGGGACCAGAGGGCCAACGTCTACAGCCACCCGGAGCGGGTCGACCTCGCCCGCTGA
- a CDS encoding cytochrome c biogenesis protein CcdA — MTQSVEGVSYLAAFGGGVVSFASPCVLPIVPAYLSVITGLDVAEVRSGARHHLGRITRDTSLFVAGFSVVFILLGLSATVVGQALFRNHLLLTRVSGAAVLAMALLLLGSVMFTARAGLPGRLSSRAGLPGRLNIPWMYGEARFHPSPSRFGPLAAPVAGAAFGFGWTPCIGPILASVLAVAASQGRSLEGATLLACYSLGLGVPFLATGLAFGRLAGAFDWVRRHFAVLTCSSALVLAGFGVLLALDRLTWVTTQLQTALQDVGLGRLVSLG; from the coding sequence ATGACCCAGAGCGTCGAAGGTGTGAGCTACCTGGCTGCATTCGGCGGCGGCGTCGTCTCGTTCGCGTCCCCGTGCGTGTTGCCCATCGTCCCCGCCTACCTGTCGGTCATCACCGGCCTCGACGTGGCCGAGGTCCGATCCGGCGCCCGTCACCACCTCGGCCGCATCACCCGGGACACCTCCCTGTTCGTCGCCGGCTTCTCGGTGGTCTTCATCCTGCTGGGGCTGTCGGCGACGGTGGTCGGCCAGGCGTTGTTCCGCAACCACCTGCTGCTCACCCGTGTCTCCGGCGCCGCCGTCCTGGCGATGGCCCTCCTCCTGCTCGGCTCGGTCATGTTCACCGCTCGGGCCGGCCTCCCGGGCCGGCTCAGCTCTCGGGCCGGCCTCCCGGGCCGGCTCAACATCCCGTGGATGTACGGCGAGGCCCGCTTCCATCCCAGCCCGTCCCGTTTCGGCCCCCTGGCGGCGCCCGTGGCCGGAGCTGCCTTCGGCTTCGGGTGGACGCCGTGCATCGGGCCGATCCTGGCCTCGGTCCTGGCCGTCGCCGCCTCGCAGGGACGCTCGCTCGAGGGTGCCACCCTGCTGGCCTGCTACTCCCTTGGGCTCGGCGTGCCGTTCCTGGCCACCGGACTGGCCTTCGGCCGGCTCGCCGGCGCCTTCGACTGGGTAAGGCGTCACTTCGCCGTCCTCACCTGCTCCTCGGCCCTGGTCCTGGCCGGCTTCGGGGTCCTGCTCGCCCTCGATCGGCTCACCTGGGTAACCACTCAGCTCCAGACAGCGCTCCAGGACGTGGGGCTCGGCCGGCTGGTGTCCCTCGGCTGA
- a CDS encoding amidohydrolase family protein, giving the protein MTVLPAPVVHDADSHVMEPPDWFMAYADPALRARLRPAYELNRSELQELNRHRELHADPAYRAEEEEQVWLRKNWRATGSLIAEDRSRALDLLGFASQLVFNTFTNKELVRVEHGGDVDYAYGLARAHNRAMVDFCSADRRLLAVGYVPLVDFELAAATAADAIQIGCRALMIPSACPPGHSPSHVSLDLVWAQAQEARLPVVFHVGGGGRLLDPSYFENGLPPVPDFHGGDGNFRSIDYMAIPYPPMQTLATMIIDGVLDRFPELRVGVIEQGASWVPGWMRSMDSAATAFVRNEERLQRLSLKPSEFVRRQVRVTPYPHEDAGWIIENAGEAVCLFSSDYPHVEGGRNPLGRFEASLAGLPQAAKQRFYGDNFADLMGPHLPG; this is encoded by the coding sequence ATGACGGTCCTGCCGGCCCCGGTGGTCCACGACGCCGACTCGCACGTGATGGAGCCGCCCGACTGGTTCATGGCCTACGCCGATCCGGCACTGAGGGCGCGTCTGCGGCCGGCGTACGAGCTGAACCGCTCAGAGCTCCAGGAGCTGAACCGCCATCGGGAGCTGCACGCCGACCCGGCCTACCGGGCCGAGGAGGAGGAGCAGGTCTGGCTGCGCAAGAACTGGCGGGCCACCGGGTCGCTGATCGCCGAGGACCGGTCGAGGGCCCTGGACCTGCTGGGCTTCGCCAGTCAGCTCGTGTTCAACACCTTCACCAACAAGGAGCTGGTGCGGGTCGAGCACGGTGGTGACGTCGACTACGCCTACGGCCTGGCCCGAGCGCACAACCGGGCGATGGTCGACTTCTGCTCGGCCGACCGCCGACTGCTCGCCGTGGGATACGTGCCGCTGGTCGACTTCGAGCTGGCCGCGGCGACGGCGGCCGACGCCATCCAGATCGGCTGCAGGGCGCTCATGATCCCCTCCGCCTGCCCGCCCGGCCACAGCCCGAGCCACGTCTCGCTCGACCTGGTGTGGGCCCAGGCTCAGGAGGCTCGCCTGCCGGTCGTCTTCCACGTCGGCGGCGGCGGGCGGCTGCTCGATCCCAGCTACTTCGAGAACGGGCTCCCGCCGGTACCCGACTTCCACGGAGGCGACGGCAACTTCCGCTCCATCGACTACATGGCCATCCCGTATCCACCCATGCAGACCCTGGCCACGATGATCATCGATGGCGTGCTGGATCGGTTCCCGGAGCTCAGAGTGGGCGTGATCGAGCAGGGTGCGTCCTGGGTGCCGGGCTGGATGCGGTCGATGGACTCCGCCGCCACCGCCTTCGTGCGGAACGAGGAGCGGCTCCAGCGCCTGTCCCTCAAGCCCAGCGAGTTCGTCCGCCGGCAGGTCCGGGTAACGCCCTACCCACACGAGGACGCCGGATGGATCATCGAGAACGCCGGTGAGGCCGTGTGCCTGTTCTCGTCCGACTATCCGCACGTCGAGGGCGGGCGCAATCCGCTGGGACGCTTCGAAGCGTCGCTCGCCGGGCTCCCGCAGGCGGCCAAGCAGCGCTTCTACGGTGACAACTTCGCCGACCTGATGGGCCCGCACCTCCCCGGCTGA